A single region of the Erwinia sp. genome encodes:
- the davT gene encoding 5-aminovalerate aminotransferase DavT (ID:LKCDNKCA_00062;~source:Prodigal:2.6) has product MLTIKSYGMVNMKSNRDDFDAMIGRFKGDGPYLHDGETTLIDAASGTFNLPFGYTHSRLTNKLKEQIERCAHLSSAYTKPMAENILTRLKPYLPAEINRIWLRDVSGSGAVEGAIRMAQKYTGRSGVISLFASHHGQSLATASISGNAFRLEHFANHIEGSFKIPTPDSVLADAAEAADAESSSAKFITELEDSFCYGSSGKVACMIMEPVLGNGGNIVLPVTFYRQIRKFCTRHDIVLIADEVQTGFGRTGTFFASTGYANALQPDIIVFAKGAGGIGIPTGGILMKEKLDVLAAYEHSNTSGANPLSLTALHETIAIIEDEQLLDNVQRHEAYLRNALLDLQKKHSLISRVRGLGYMFGFDTPSPEIAAQAIDLAASKGLIIRGSRYGKGNAIKIRPPLVCERRHLDEIIQKLDIAFTALESVDRAIQETI; this is encoded by the coding sequence ATGTTAACAATAAAATCATATGGGATGGTTAATATGAAAAGTAATCGTGATGACTTTGATGCAATGATCGGCCGTTTTAAGGGGGATGGCCCCTATTTGCATGATGGCGAAACCACTTTAATTGATGCGGCTTCAGGAACATTCAACCTGCCCTTTGGATATACACACTCTCGATTGACTAATAAGCTAAAAGAGCAAATAGAACGCTGCGCGCATTTAAGTTCAGCTTATACCAAGCCGATGGCTGAAAATATTCTCACGCGATTAAAACCCTATTTACCAGCCGAAATTAATCGTATTTGGCTGAGGGATGTATCTGGCTCGGGGGCGGTAGAGGGAGCCATCCGTATGGCACAAAAGTATACCGGCCGCTCAGGCGTAATCTCCCTATTCGCCTCACATCACGGCCAGTCGCTAGCTACGGCAAGCATCTCCGGAAATGCTTTTCGCCTGGAACATTTTGCTAACCATATCGAAGGGTCATTTAAAATCCCGACACCTGATAGCGTACTGGCAGACGCTGCTGAAGCGGCCGATGCCGAAAGCTCGAGTGCAAAATTTATTACTGAGTTGGAGGATTCTTTCTGCTATGGCTCGAGTGGGAAAGTTGCATGTATGATCATGGAGCCCGTACTGGGCAATGGCGGTAATATCGTCCTGCCGGTAACTTTCTATCGCCAGATCCGCAAGTTTTGCACCCGGCATGACATTGTCCTGATTGCAGATGAAGTTCAGACCGGATTTGGTCGTACGGGAACATTCTTTGCAAGTACAGGCTACGCCAACGCGCTTCAGCCCGACATAATTGTCTTTGCCAAGGGTGCTGGCGGAATAGGTATTCCGACAGGGGGCATCCTGATGAAAGAGAAGCTCGACGTCTTGGCCGCTTATGAGCACTCTAATACCTCCGGGGCTAACCCGCTGTCGCTGACGGCGCTACATGAAACCATTGCGATCATTGAAGACGAACAGCTGTTAGACAATGTGCAGCGTCACGAAGCCTATTTGCGCAATGCTCTGCTTGATTTGCAGAAAAAGCATTCGTTAATAAGCCGCGTCCGGGGATTAGGATACATGTTTGGTTTTGATACTCCCAGCCCGGAAATCGCAGCACAGGCGATTGATCTGGCTGCCAGCAAGGGATTGATCATTCGAGGATCGCGCTACGGTAAGGGCAACGCTATTAAGATTCGCCCACCGCTTGTCTGCGAACGCCGTCATCTCGACGAAATTATTCAAAAACTTGATATCGCTTTCACCGCATTGGAAAGCGTGGATCGCGCTATACAGGAGACCATTTGA
- a CDS encoding hypothetical protein (ID:LKCDNKCA_00063;~source:Prodigal:2.6): MVRNLNRFFSDDLAMEGDTTHTCYGADQHEFVIKMPSSPDF; the protein is encoded by the coding sequence ATGGTTAGGAATCTGAATCGCTTCTTTTCGGATGACTTAGCCATGGAAGGCGATACGACCCATACCTGTTACGGCGCGGATCAGCATGAGTTTGTGATAAAAATGCCATCTTCGCCGGATTTCTAA
- a CDS encoding hypothetical protein (ID:LKCDNKCA_00064;~source:Prodigal:2.6) — MVRYYGFLANRKRGTLLPKVYEALQMTVREKPQRPGFAVLMKAFLGTDPYQCILCKGRLIFAGTMAGEHAAKMLSDRLHQMAKKRWLRMPELDRCA, encoded by the coding sequence ATGGTGCGTTACTACGGCTTCCTGGCCAACCGTAAACGCGGCACCCTACTGCCAAAAGTTTACGAAGCGCTGCAAATGACAGTGCGGGAGAAGCCGCAACGTCCGGGATTTGCGGTGCTGATGAAAGCCTTCCTGGGCACCGATCCGTACCAGTGCATCCTCTGCAAAGGCCGGCTGATTTTTGCCGGCACCATGGCGGGTGAGCACGCCGCAAAAATGCTCTCAGACAGGCTGCATCAGATGGCGAAAAAACGATGGTTGCGGATGCCTGAGCTGGATCGGTGCGCCTGA
- a CDS encoding hypothetical protein (ID:LKCDNKCA_00065;~source:Prodigal:2.6) gives MKSTEQWIAEQQHVLPDCEWQHITFTMPHLLWPFFNDNWPLLNDLFRCATRAILKWARRQGIEVGIFCALHTYGRQLNQHPHIHVSVTRGGLDVKHGVWRSLFFKKKAVEEIWRGAVTRLLRDSYERVSPGTLPGRGHICDERQWRRYLKAQYGRHWKVHFAKKTRGAWHSVKYLGRYLKRPPVSASRLRHYAGGAVVHHYLDHRTGKHKRQTLSQEEMIGRYISHVPARHFKMVRYSGFLANRKRGTLLPKVYEALEMTVREKPKRPGFAVLMKGFLGTDPYQCILCKGRLRFAGAVAGEHATKMLSDRLQQMAKKRWLRMPERDRCA, from the coding sequence ATGAAGTCCACCGAACAGTGGATCGCGGAGCAACAGCACGTCCTCCCCGACTGCGAATGGCAGCATATCACCTTTACCATGCCACACCTGCTGTGGCCCTTCTTCAACGACAACTGGCCCCTGCTCAACGACCTGTTCCGCTGCGCCACCCGCGCCATACTGAAGTGGGCACGCCGGCAGGGTATTGAGGTCGGTATCTTCTGTGCCCTACATACTTACGGCCGCCAACTTAATCAGCACCCGCACATCCACGTTTCCGTCACCCGCGGTGGGCTTGACGTTAAGCACGGCGTCTGGCGCAGCCTTTTCTTCAAAAAGAAGGCCGTTGAGGAAATCTGGCGGGGGGCCGTTACCCGCCTGCTGCGCGACAGCTATGAGCGGGTCAGTCCCGGCACCCTGCCGGGCCGGGGCCACATCTGCGATGAGCGCCAGTGGCGGCGTTACCTGAAGGCACAGTATGGCCGGCACTGGAAGGTACACTTCGCGAAAAAAACCCGGGGAGCCTGGCACAGCGTGAAATACCTCGGACGTTACCTGAAACGGCCTCCGGTGTCGGCTTCACGACTGCGACACTACGCCGGTGGAGCGGTGGTCCACCACTACCTCGATCACCGCACGGGAAAGCATAAACGCCAGACGCTGAGTCAGGAAGAGATGATCGGGCGCTATATCAGCCACGTTCCGGCGCGGCATTTTAAAATGGTGCGCTACTCCGGCTTTCTGGCTAACCGCAAGCGGGGCACGCTGCTGCCGAAGGTTTACGAAGCGCTGGAAATGACGGTACGGGAAAAACCGAAACGCCCCGGGTTCGCGGTGCTGATGAAAGGCTTCCTGGGTACGGACCCGTACCAGTGCATCCTCTGCAAAGGCCGGCTGCGTTTTGCCGGCGCCGTGGCAGGTGAGCACGCCACAAAAATGCTCTCAGACAGGCTGCAACAGATGGCGAAAAAACGATGGCTGCGGATGCCTGAGCGGGATCGGTGCGCCTGA
- a CDS encoding hypothetical protein (ID:LKCDNKCA_00066;~source:Prodigal:2.6), translated as MKKINYQIKYIEYLLRKCRTILTNDISFHADRLSKISGTYPDLRNPVTLNEKICHRILFRQDPFYTMLADKLLVREYVEKRTNLIKLNPLVGIYNRVDDIDFDKLPTKFVLKCNHDSGSTIICTDRTDFDPIMAKNKLKLSLKKNMYYTTREWQYKNIQPVILCEMYLDIFLNKNRSITTEMLRVHCFHGVACFIEADITDSDGNEFINVYDRSWNLQPFQMEYPNTPSPVDEPESFHQSVIAAQELAKDIDYCRVDLMLKGEDIYFSEITLSPKRGKLKITPAIWDAKIGSMWDLSLAKAGNDFNR; from the coding sequence ATGAAGAAAATAAACTATCAAATCAAATATATTGAGTATTTATTGAGGAAGTGCAGAACAATTTTAACCAATGATATTTCATTTCATGCAGACAGGCTAAGCAAGATATCTGGAACATATCCGGACTTGCGTAACCCAGTAACGCTTAATGAGAAAATTTGCCATCGCATTTTGTTTAGACAGGACCCATTTTATACAATGCTTGCTGATAAACTTCTGGTCAGAGAGTATGTTGAGAAGCGGACAAATTTAATCAAGCTTAATCCTTTAGTAGGTATTTATAACAGAGTTGATGATATTGATTTCGACAAACTACCTACTAAATTTGTTTTGAAATGCAATCATGATAGTGGTAGCACGATCATATGCACGGACAGAACGGATTTTGATCCCATTATGGCTAAAAACAAATTAAAACTATCGCTTAAAAAAAATATGTATTATACAACCAGAGAATGGCAGTATAAAAATATACAACCCGTGATTCTCTGTGAAATGTATCTTGATATTTTTTTAAATAAAAATAGGAGCATAACTACAGAAATGCTGAGGGTTCATTGTTTTCACGGTGTAGCATGTTTTATTGAGGCCGATATTACTGACAGTGATGGAAATGAATTCATTAACGTTTATGACAGATCGTGGAATTTACAACCCTTTCAGATGGAATACCCAAATACGCCATCCCCGGTCGATGAACCAGAATCTTTTCATCAATCTGTTATTGCTGCACAGGAGTTAGCAAAAGATATAGACTACTGCCGCGTCGATCTTATGCTAAAAGGAGAAGATATCTATTTCAGCGAAATAACATTGAGTCCCAAAAGAGGCAAGCTTAAAATCACCCCTGCAATCTGGGACGCCAAAATCGGCAGTATGTGGGATCTGTCTCTTGCTAAAGCGGGTAATGACTTCAATCGATAG
- a CDS encoding hypothetical protein (ID:LKCDNKCA_00067;~source:Prodigal:2.6): MAYTFGARNDETCRELLALLTPFGIGMVTSDDWGSYAREVPKEKHLTGKIFTQRIERDNLTLRTRIKRLARKTICFSRSVEIHEKVIGSFIEKYMFY; this comes from the coding sequence TTGGCTTACACGTTCGGAGCACGGAATGATGAGACCTGTCGGGAACTGTTAGCCCTGTTGACTCCCTTCGGTATCGGCATGGTGACCAGCGATGACTGGGGCAGCTACGCCAGAGAAGTGCCGAAGGAGAAACACCTGACCGGCAAAATCTTCACGCAACGTATAGAACGTGACAACCTGACCCTCCGCACCCGCATTAAGAGGCTGGCACGTAAAACAATCTGCTTCTCGCGTTCCGTGGAAATCCACGAAAAAGTCATCGGTTCCTTCATTGAAAAGTACATGTTCTACTGA
- a CDS encoding hypothetical protein (ID:LKCDNKCA_00068;~source:Prodigal:2.6), protein MKYLGRYLKRPPVSASRLRHYAGGAVVHHYLDHRTGKHKRQTLSQEEMIGRYISHVPARHFKMVRYSGFLANRKRGTLLPKVYEALEMTVREKPKRPGFAVLMKGFLGTDPYQCILCKGRLRFAGAVAGEHATKMLSDRLQQMAKKRWLRMPERDRCA, encoded by the coding sequence GTGAAATACCTCGGACGTTACCTGAAACGGCCTCCGGTGTCGGCTTCACGACTGCGACACTACGCCGGTGGAGCGGTGGTCCACCACTACCTCGATCACCGCACGGGAAAGCATAAACGCCAGACGCTGAGTCAGGAAGAGATGATCGGGCGCTATATCAGCCACGTTCCGGCGCGGCATTTTAAAATGGTGCGCTACTCCGGCTTTCTGGCTAACCGCAAGCGGGGCACGCTGCTGCCGAAGGTTTACGAAGCGCTGGAAATGACGGTACGGGAAAAACCGAAACGCCCCGGGTTCGCGGTGCTGATGAAAGGCTTCCTGGGTACGGACCCGTACCAGTGCATCCTCTGCAAAGGCCGGCTGCGTTTTGCCGGCGCCGTGGCAGGTGAGCACGCCACAAAAATGCTCTCAGACAGGCTGCAACAGATGGCGAAAAAACGATGGCTGCGGATGCCTGAGCGGGATCGGTGCGCCTGA
- a CDS encoding hypothetical protein (ID:LKCDNKCA_00069;~source:Prodigal:2.6), with protein sequence MKSTEQWIAEQQHVLPDCEWQHITFTMPHLLWPFFNDNWPLLNDLFRCATRAILKWARRQGIEVGIFCALHTYGRQLNQHPHIHVSVTRGGLDVKHGVWRSLFFKRRPLRKSGGGRYPPAARQL encoded by the coding sequence ATGAAGTCCACCGAACAGTGGATCGCGGAGCAACAGCACGTCCTCCCCGACTGCGAATGGCAGCATATCACCTTTACCATGCCACACCTGCTGTGGCCCTTCTTCAACGACAACTGGCCCCTGCTCAACGACCTGTTCCGCTGCGCCACCCGCGCCATACTGAAGTGGGCACGCCGGCAGGGTATTGAGGTCGGTATCTTCTGTGCCCTACATACTTACGGCCGCCAACTTAATCAGCACCCGCACATCCACGTTTCCGTCACCCGCGGTGGGCTTGACGTTAAGCACGGCGTCTGGCGCAGCCTTTTCTTCAAAAGAAGGCCGTTGAGGAAATCTGGCGGGGGCCGTTACCCGCCTGCTGCGCGACAGCTATGA
- a CDS encoding hypothetical protein (ID:LKCDNKCA_00070;~source:Prodigal:2.6), whose product MSPAQENLFILRWLAAALKQWRFSRDVTPEIEWLLKLGCQLGVGAKLAGRGGLSSNVARLRRERRCSAASGVCMFGAPLYTLLHAYPPSR is encoded by the coding sequence ATGTCGCCGGCACAGGAAAACCTCTTTATCCTCCGCTGGCTTGCGGCCGCGCTGAAGCAATGGCGGTTTTCGCGCGATGTGACACCCGAAATCGAATGGCTTCTTAAATTGGGGTGCCAGCTGGGCGTCGGCGCGAAGCTGGCAGGGCGCGGCGGCTTATCATCGAACGTAGCACGCCTGCGGCGTGAGCGGCGCTGCTCCGCAGCTTCGGGTGTTTGCATGTTCGGCGCTCCGCTTTATACTCTGCTCCATGCATATCCCCCGTCCCGCTAA
- the puuP gene encoding Putrescine importer PuuP (ID:LKCDNKCA_00071;~source:Prodigal:2.6) has translation MTSSLKDYNEASKETGLKGNLTTIGIVFMVLAQAAPLTMMAGVSPLIIGLGNGIGAPLTILVVGTALLTFSCGFVAMSRYVKSAGAFYSYILKGTGRVIGIASASVAIISYAVLVIALEAYLAVIIRDTISGTFGLQLHWGIFAVALVLMVGILGYVNIEASARVLGFALAAELLIILLADAAVLFTKGIHGMSIVPLEPSSFFSGNVGLGILFAVFGFIGFEATVVYREEVNTPDKTIPRATYFSVVLITMLYCVSIYFAVVGVGLEKVVSVSEANPENMYLGLINTYMGKVLHDISRLLLISSIFAAALSTHNIVSRYAYVLGKSNVLNANFARVHPSHSSPYFSSCAFSVISLIVIVTCSALSIDPVSQTYTYLAAVGTLGYMFVITLTALSVVTFFWGKNLPHTLWETRVAPFLAFTTFICFLLLTFYNISALTGKQGFNLANVCVIGSLILTFVAGSLRALYMKKNSPTQFNAIRQQEI, from the coding sequence ATGACCTCATCTTTGAAAGACTACAATGAAGCCAGTAAAGAGACTGGACTTAAAGGAAACCTCACTACCATAGGTATCGTTTTTATGGTCCTCGCACAGGCCGCGCCATTAACAATGATGGCGGGTGTTTCTCCCCTGATAATCGGTTTAGGTAATGGTATCGGCGCGCCTTTGACAATCTTAGTCGTCGGTACCGCGCTGTTGACTTTTTCATGTGGCTTTGTGGCAATGTCTCGGTACGTAAAAAGCGCTGGCGCTTTCTATTCATACATTCTTAAAGGAACGGGGAGAGTGATCGGTATAGCTTCTGCTTCAGTGGCGATCATCTCCTATGCAGTGCTGGTTATCGCCCTTGAGGCATATCTGGCGGTCATCATTCGCGATACCATCAGCGGAACTTTTGGCCTGCAACTGCACTGGGGAATATTTGCGGTAGCGCTCGTTCTTATGGTCGGCATCTTAGGCTACGTCAACATTGAAGCTAGCGCCCGGGTTCTCGGTTTCGCTCTGGCCGCAGAATTGCTCATTATTCTGCTTGCCGACGCCGCGGTTTTGTTTACGAAAGGCATCCACGGGATGTCGATAGTACCGCTCGAACCATCGTCATTCTTTTCCGGTAACGTCGGTCTTGGAATTCTGTTTGCGGTATTCGGTTTCATCGGCTTTGAAGCAACTGTGGTCTACCGAGAAGAAGTTAATACGCCGGATAAAACAATCCCGCGCGCAACATATTTCTCAGTCGTGCTAATTACGATGCTATACTGCGTTTCGATATATTTCGCAGTTGTCGGCGTTGGTCTTGAGAAAGTCGTCTCCGTTTCAGAAGCCAACCCAGAAAATATGTACTTAGGTCTTATTAACACCTATATGGGTAAAGTTCTCCATGACATTTCTCGCCTATTGCTCATATCCAGCATATTTGCCGCCGCCCTGTCGACGCATAATATTGTAAGCCGTTATGCTTACGTACTGGGAAAAAGCAATGTGCTGAATGCGAATTTTGCGCGAGTCCATCCATCTCACTCATCTCCTTATTTTTCATCGTGCGCTTTTTCTGTGATATCTTTAATCGTCATCGTCACTTGCTCAGCATTGAGCATAGATCCGGTAAGCCAGACTTATACCTATCTAGCCGCAGTGGGAACCCTGGGATATATGTTTGTGATTACACTCACTGCATTGTCCGTAGTAACATTCTTCTGGGGAAAAAATTTACCTCATACACTCTGGGAAACTAGAGTTGCGCCTTTCTTAGCCTTCACCACCTTCATCTGTTTCCTTTTGCTGACTTTCTATAATATCTCCGCCTTAACTGGGAAACAGGGATTTAACCTGGCGAATGTCTGTGTGATAGGTAGTTTGATACTTACCTTTGTGGCCGGTAGCTTGCGGGCCCTCTACATGAAAAAGAATAGTCCGACGCAGTTTAACGCGATTCGGCAACAAGAAATTTAG